Proteins encoded within one genomic window of Lates calcarifer isolate ASB-BC8 unplaced genomic scaffold, TLL_Latcal_v3 _unitig_521_quiver_3560, whole genome shotgun sequence:
- the LOC108873924 gene encoding uncharacterized protein LOC108873924 — protein MAKASLQYPRRDKEEITDVMVGYLKKSVSVINTPVCRQGIQSDAQWLEKNLGPFSTRAKYSDLKVFNISGVAVVENLSPKQKAELILDPDSNALENENIVREVFTSLTESPDTEQLSQFFQAYSDINKQRNITIVENPAVRDIILNLTLTALAPEFEDFGPEDYKLWFQVYLVTVMASLHPGSLAVIPSNISCASYAAMYEIIFLKSKVRHFGFCTMSKCGFRQVTKMCVFFPQTHWPRAKFENPATAAFTGCEIKQRVTQGDIRTYVDIIFQISQLPLL, from the exons ATGGCCAAAGCTTCCCTTCAATATCCTCGCAGGGACAAAGAAGAAATCACAGATGTAATGGTGGGCTACctgaaaaaatctgtcagtgtcatcaaCACGCCAG TTTGCAGGCAGGGAATTCAGAGTGATGCCCAGTGGCTTGAGAAAAACTTGGGTCCATTTTCCACACGTGCTAAATACTCTGACCTCAAAGTATTCAACATCTCTGGG gtGGCAGTTGTGGAAAACCTCTCACCAAAGCAGAAAGCTGAGCTGATCCTGGATCCAGACAGTAACGCTTTGGAGAATGAGAACATCGTAAGAGAGGTGTTCACAAGCTTGACAGAGTCCCCTGATactgagcagctcagtcagttttTCCAGGCTTACAGTGACATCAACAAGCAG AGAAACATCACCATCGTGGAAAATCCAGCTGTACGAGACATCATCTTGAACCTGACCTTGACAGCCCTTGCTCCTGAATTTGAAGACTTTGGGCCTGAAGACTATAAGCTGTGGTTCCAGGTCTATTTGGTCACTGTGATGGCCAGCCTCCATCCTGGCAGCTTGGCGGTGATCCCCAGTAACATCAGTTGTGCATCCTACGCAGCCATGTACGAAATCATATTTCTCAAGTCCAAAGTCAGACACTTTGGATTTTGCACGATGTCAAAGTGTGGCTTCAgacaagtcacaaaaatgtgtgttttcttccctcagACTCACTGGCCTCGAGCAAAGTTTGAAAAtcctgccactgctgctttcacGGGGTGTGAGATCAAGCAGAGAGTCACTCAAGGAGACATTCGCACGTACGTTGACATCATTTTTCAGATAAGCCAATTACCACTGCTATGA
- the LOC108873925 gene encoding uncharacterized protein LOC108873925, translating into MNRTFSIIAPHFPKFKTDDWFAWFHVKLVTLLPSFSAVMLKNATSDINCTNYHVVVSGMAKAFPSISSQGQEEITDVMVGYLKKSVSVINTPVCRQGIQSDAQWLEKNLGPFSTRAKYSDLKVFNISGVAVVENLSPKQKAELILDPDSNALENENIVREVFTSLTESPDTEQLSQFFQAYSDINKQRNITIVENPAVRDIILNLTLTALAPEFEDFGPEDYKLWFQVYLVTVMASLHPGSLAVIPSNISCASYAAMYEIIFLKSKVRHFGFCTMSKCGFRQVTKMCVFFPQTHWPRAKFENPATAAFTGCEIKQRVTQGDIRTYVDIIFQISQLPLL; encoded by the exons ATGAACAGGACCTTCAGCATCATCGCTCCCCATTTCCCCAAGTTCAAGACAGACGACTGGTTCGCTTGGTTCCACGTGAAGCTGGTTACTCTGCTCCCAAGTTTCAGCGCAGTGATGCTCAAGAATGCTACCTCAGatataaactgcacaaactaCCATGTTGt TGTGAGCGGGATGGCCAAAGCTTTCCCTTCAATATCCTCGCAGGGACAAGAAGAAATCACAGATGTAATGGTGGGCTACctgaaaaaatctgtcagtgtcatcaaCACGCCAG TTTGCAGGCAGGGAATTCAGAGTGATGCCCAGTGGCTTGAGAAAAACTTGGGTCCATTTTCCACACGTGCTAAATACTCTGACCTCAAAGTATTCAACATCTCTGGG gtGGCAGTTGTGGAAAACCTCTCACCAAAGCAGAAAGCTGAGCTGATCCTGGATCCAGACAGTAACGCTTTGGAGAATGAGAACATCGTAAGAGAGGTGTTCACAAGCTTGACAGAGTCCCCTGATactgagcagctcagtcagttttTCCAGGCTTACAGTGACATCAACAAGCAG AGAAACATCACCATCGTGGAAAATCCAGCTGTACGAGACATCATCTTGAACCTGACCTTGACAGCCCTTGCTCCTGAATTTGAAGACTTTGGGCCTGAAGACTATAAGCTGTGGTTCCAGGTCTATTTGGTCACTGTGATGGCCAGCCTCCATCCTGGCAGCTTGGCGGTGATCCCCAGTAACATCAGTTGTGCATCCTACGCAGCCATGTACGAAATCATATTTCTCAAGTCCAAAGTCAGACACTTTGGATTTTGCACGATGTCAAAGTGTGGCTTCAgacaagtcacaaaaatgtgtgttttcttccctcagACTCACTGGCCTCGAGCAAAGTTTGAAAAtcctgccactgctgctttcacGGGGTGTGAGATCAAGCAGAGAGTCACTCAAGGAGACATTCGCACGTACGTTGACATCATTTTTCAGATAAGCCAATTACCACTGCTATGA